From Glycine max cultivar Williams 82 chromosome 11, Glycine_max_v4.0, whole genome shotgun sequence, the proteins below share one genomic window:
- the LOC100798136 gene encoding F-box protein At1g67340: protein MRTRRRLSYLPTMSCRKRQKTSPDKTSDCFDSLPDDLVLSILCKLSSTATSPSDFISVLITCKRLNSLGLHSLVLSKASHKTFSVKAKNWCDSLHRFLKHCADAGNIEACYTLGLIRFYCLQNRGSGAALMAKAAMNSHAPALYSLAVIQFNGSGGTKNDKDLRAGVALCARAAFLGHIDALRELGHCLQDGYGVKQNVTEGRRFLVQANVRELAAVLSAGNNKRPWLTWSHQPVPHPRLRSETGSGCPLLSDYGCNVPAPEVHPASQFMSEWFDIRGGFPSAGMRLCSQSGCGRPETRRHEFRRCSVCGVVNYCSRACQALDWKFRHKAECAPVERWLDDDDEDVAGENDGGDDGVMMVDS from the exons ATGCGAACGAGGAGACGCCTCTCttatcttccaaccatgtcttgCCGGAAAAGACAAAAGACTTCGCCGGACAAAACCTCCGATTGCTTCGACTCTCTCCCTGACGACCTCGTCCTCTCTATCCTCTGCAAGCTCAGCTCCACCGCCACCTCCCCCTCCGATTTCATCAGTGTCTTAATAAC GTGCAAGAGACTAAACTCCTTAGGCCTTCACTCTCTTGTCTTATCAAAAGCTTCCCACAAAACATTCTCAGTCAAGGCCAAAAACTGGTGCGACTCTCTTCACCGTTTCCTCAAACATTGTGCCGACGCCGGAAACATTGAAGCCTGTTACACTCTCGGCCtg ATTCGGTTTTATTGTTTGCAAAACAGAGGGAGCGGCGCGGCGCTGATGGCGAAGGCAGCGATGAACTCTCACGCGCCGGCGCTGTACTCGCTCGCGGTGATACAGTTCAACGGAAGCGGCGGCACGAAAAACGACAAGGACCTTCGAGCGGGTGTGGCGCTTTGCGCACGCGCGGCTTTCCTCGGTCACATCGACGCGCTTCGGGAGCTTGGTCATTGCCTTCAAGACGGTTACGGCGTTAAACAAAACGTAACGGAGGGTCGACGGTTTTTGGTGCAAGCCAACGTGCGTGAACTCGCCGCCGTGCTCTCCGCCGGGAATAACAAGCGTCCCTGGCTGACGTGGAGCCACCAACCTGTCCCCCACCCGAGGCTCCGGTCGGAAACCGGGTCGGGTTGTCCGCTGTTAAGTGATTACGGCTGCAACGTTCCGGCGCCGGAGGTTCACCCGGCGAGTCAGTTCATGTCGGAGTGGTTTGATATTCGGGGCGGGTTTCCGAGTGCGGGTATGAGACTCTGTTCTCAATCGGGTTGCGGGCGACCCGAGACAAGGAGGCACGAGTTTCGAAGGTGTTCGGTTTGTGGTGTGGTGAACTATTGCTCACGCGCGTGTCAGGCGCTTGATTGGAAGTTTCGGCACAAGGCGGAATGTGCTCCCGTTGAGAGGTGGCTCGATGACGACGACGAAGATGTCGCCGGCGAGAATGACGGCGGAGATGACGGAGTAATGATGGTTGATAGTTAG